In a single window of the Rhizoctonia solani chromosome 16, complete sequence genome:
- a CDS encoding Ulp1 protease family, carboxy-terminal catalytic domain protein: MAPLHLNKRRHDYIESPNRNRRCMDDRKKYILDDSIRTHCDQDPDTSGSMFESAINAVSTWFDATVRSVSGSFSAPVPPSHSPPSKRPKRKPRRITTNGDPASPTHAAQIPLPPSPTDPSLPFQNLQRHNGTLPSPSTRRTNGCHTSTTASPTLSHSFSASSSRSPRRGGSTAVINGITKPYKRQHIRHRQHQEEVKQKLIQELFTLKTSAGQSPAEFKDYINYAARIDKIDAAGGVFAVVSKHVSQRRPLTPKQASEVGRTDPSAQPSQDDLSSEFLRKAIKRATDSLYSIRIPNNLPYYINELKELCKASEEPSQALPKALAPEDQSEVTAALSKRGTVAKFAREQVSDSDLARLKPAQWLNDEVINFYGALILARSEEAQKGKGKALDAHYFNTFFFAKLEDMGYEKSRIGKWTKKIDIFKKDIVLIPVNLGNAHWTCAAINFQKKRIEYHDSMGRKRGKIYKILRDYLSKEHKDKKKKDFDFTGWDDYFDDDAPQQENGYDCGVFSCQYMECLSRGAPFAFGQENMAYLRQRMILEIMRGKLWDQQSI, encoded by the exons ATGGCTCCCCTTCACTTAAACAAGCGTCGACACGATTACATCGAGTCCCCAAATCGTAACAGACGCTGTATGGATGATCGGAAAAAATATATTCTCGATGACTCGATACGAACCCACTGTGACCAGGATCCTGACACCTCGGGGAGCATGTTTGAATCTGCAATTAATGCCGTCTCAACCTGGTTTGATGCTACAGTAAGATCCGTATCTGGCTCTTTCTCAG CCCCAGTGCCGCCTTCTCACAGCCCTCCCTCGAAACGTCCCAAACGGAAACCTCGACGAATCACTACGAATGGCGATCCTGCGAGCCCAACACATGCTGCTCAAATTCCCCTCCCTCCTTCTCCTACCGACCCATCGTTGCCGTTCCAAAACCTCCAGCGCCACAATGGAACTTTACCGTCGCCATCAACTCGTAGGACAAATGGATGCCATACTTCGACCACCGCCAGCCCGACCCTGTCACACTCGTTTTCAGCATCCAGCTCGCGCTCGCCAAGGAGAGGGGGCTCTACTGCGGTAATAAACGGTATTACGAAGCCCTACAAGAGGCAGCATATCCGCCATCGTCAG CATCAAGAAGAGGTCAAGCAGAAGCTTATACAGGAGCTTTTCACGTTGAAAACATCTGCAG GCCAATCTCCGGCCGAGTTCAAAG ATTACATTAATTATGCAGCAAGGATAGATAAAATCGACGCTGCTGGGGGCGTGTTTGCTG TTGTATCAAAGCACGTATCTCAACGACGACCCCTTACACCCAAACAGGCGTCTGAGGTTGGTCGC ACCGATCCGTCTGCCCAACCTTCTCAGGATGACTTGAGCTCAGAGTTTTTGAGAAAAGCAATCAAACGTGCGACCGACAGTCTATACAGCATTCGCATTCCAAACAACCTCCCCTATTATATTAACGAATTAAAGGAGCTCTGTAAGGCTTCAGAAGAACCG TCTCAGGCCTTACCCAAAGCCCTAGCCCCAGAAGATCAATCCGAGGTGACCGCCGCACTTTCGAAACGCGGCACAGTTGCCAAGTTTGCTCGAGAGCAAGTAAGCGACTCGGACCTTGCGCGTTTGAAGCCTGCGCAATGGCTCAACGATGAAGTAATCAATTTTTACGGTGCCCTCATTCTCGCTCGGTCGGAAGAGGCTcaaaagggcaagggcaaagcCTTGGATGCACACTACTTTAACACGTTTTTCTTTGCTAAATTGGAAGACATGGGATATGAAAAATCAAGGATCGGGAAATGGACCAAGAAG ATTGACATCTTCAAGAAGGATATCGTACTGATTCCTGTGAATCTTGGAAACGCACACTGGACGTGTGCCGCGATTAACTTCCAGAAAAAACGCATCGAGTATCACGACAGCATGGGCAGGAAACGCGGCAAGATCTACAAG ATTCTGCGCGACTATCTAAGTAAGGAGCACAAAGATAAAAAGAAAAAGGACTTTGACTTTACGGGATGGGATGATTATTTCGATGAT GACGCACCACAGCAAGAAAACGGCTACGATTGTGGGGTCTTTAGCTGCCAGTATATGGAGTGTCTCAGCCGAGGTGCACCATTCGCATTTGGCCAGGAAAACATGGCCTACCTTCGACAGCGCATGATCTTGGAAATTATGCGCGGTAAACTATGGGACCAGCAGTCGATATAG
- a CDS encoding Yippee zinc-binding/DNA-binding/Mis18, centromere assembly protein has product MLSRAFNGQHGRAYLFEKVVNIKIGPPGDRPMTTGLHTVRDIYCVRCGETLGWKYDKAYEQSQKYKEGKFILERFLLEDVQ; this is encoded by the exons ATGTTGTCGAGA GCGTTCAATGGCCAGCATGGTCGGGCATACCTATTTGAGAAAGT GGTTAACATCAAGATAGGCCCTCCCGGCGACCGCCCGATGACAACTGGTCTGCACACCGTTCGTGATATCTACTGCGTCCGGTGCGGTGAAACCCTTGGCTGGAAATAT GACAAGGCATATGAGCAAAGCCAGAAATATAAAGAGGGGAAATTCATCCTCGAGCGCTTCCTGCTCGAAGACGTACAATGA
- a CDS encoding SET domain-containing protein → MEPDVPADGLSHLGTDGAYVYQVVDASAAWDALAAIDGARSEGVDIKRESTPMEWRQEDYHVIMVLVTSAREHEPGLAVADRTYVVDFDSILGKLTTWKDYTSFTFRPHLFNNGTFEPSLQSMFRVIPASQYLEEFASDRSHMQMKMDDRGNMQYIMPPPSYNTIVGPGASARGVTNNLMDEFVHMPGEGAPGSVLLRMDDFLSLRWLHAREDGNLGNDCDGALSAPPNPASAD, encoded by the exons ATGGAGCCGGATGTTCCGGCGGATGGGTTGTCGCATCTTGGGACGGATGGTGCATATGTGTATCAGGTCGTTGATGCATCCGCAGCTTGGGATGCACTAGCTGCTATTGATGGTGCCCGAAGTGAAGGCGTTGACATTAAGAGAGAGTCAACCCCGATGGAGTGGAGGCAAGA GGATTATCATGTCATCATGGTCTTGGTCACATCTGCAAGAGAACACGAACCCGGACTAGCAGTAGCCGATCGGACTTATGTAGTGGATTTTGATTCCATCCTGGGAAAACTGACTACATGGaagg ATTATACATCATTCACGTTTCGACCCCATTTATTTAACAATGGTACATTCGAACCCTCATTGCAAAG TATGTTTCGAGTAATCCCGGCCTCACAGTATCTCGAAGAGTTTGCTTCGGACCGGTCCCACATG CAGATGAAAATGGACGACAGAGGGAATATGCAGTATATCATGCCCCCGCCGTCGTACAATACGATCGTCGGTCCGGGCGCGAGCGCAAGAGGGGTAACCAACAATCTCATGGATGAGTTTGTCCATATGCCGGGAGAAGGTGCGCCCGGTTCCGTATTACTGCGGATGGATGACTTTTTGTCGTTACGCTGGCTTCATGCGCGGGAAGACGGAAATCTCGGAAATGACTGTGATGGTGCGCTAAGCGCACCCCCCAACCCAGCTTCGGCGGACTGA
- a CDS encoding SET1 complex component ash2, translated as MSSSGNGSRKRRLPQSDLEDTYSPTPSEHNLLEGETEPPRPQSRNSPNPPPNKKKSALSGVQSGLKHSHSPSPGPSSKKGTGPPRTAPRTTDDSKGDIAQPIIYNFKITSDEQLEGVSRGPVFLPISERDTSDFRVTADIPMNRQGFRYIPAGPSRIPGIICRTLESPPASCVHVSWEDRSPFVRVTEDGLRMTTDKGYRSARLNVPIREGKWYFEITIERGGGEGKGDVANPEGSHVRLGWARREAPLNGPVGLDGYSYGMRDKTGEKVTLSRPKPYGRPFRTGDVVGLYISLPSRREAQPGDPTDPARIMRKRIPIQFKHQLYFESVEYRVSKEMEALLEQNNKPPPPPLPSPTKRSAKKLPERTRPKPVATPVMRPLPILKDSKIAFFVNGECQGVAFEDIYDYLQLRVDPKSTSVKSRRGGAVEAFQRERENAYDDARINAGPNFHFRPPDDIDALLESTDSTPSVKQEGSNPTWRPLQERYPEFMAEQWALDAKEEAHAKAAIEANEAENVRKAEAANDERKKISEG; from the exons ATGTCTTCGTCAGGAAATGGAAGTCGTAAACGACGTCTGCCTCAAAGCGATCTGGAGGACACCTATTCCCCAACGCCATCGGAACATAATTTACTTGAAGGAGAGACAGAACCTCCGCGGCCACAATCTAGAAATAGCCCCAATCCCCCTCCCAACAAGAAGAAATCTGCCCTCTCAGGTGTTCAATCCGGCCTCAAACATTCGCATAGTCCCAGCCCCGGCCCTTCAAGTAAAAAAGGAACAGGGCCACCCCGAACAGCCCCAAGAACCACGGACGATAGCAAAGGGGATATCGCACAACCTATTATTTACAACTTCAAGATAACTAGTGACGAACAGCTTGAAGGGGTCTCTCGTGGCCCAGTTTTCTTGCCTATCTCTGAACGGGATACATCCGACTTTCGAGTCACAGCCGACATCCCTATGAACAGGCAAGGATTTCGATATATACCTGCGGGACCATCACGTATACCAGGTATTATATGCCGTACTCTGGAGTCTCCTCCAGCTTCGTGTGTTCATGTCAGTTGGGAGGATCGAAGCCCATTTGTTCGTGTAACGGAAGATGGACTTCGTATGACCACGGATAAAGGGTATCGCAGCGCTCGGTTAAATGTGCCTATCAGGGAGGGGAAATGGTACTTTGAAATTACGATTGAGAGGGGGGGAGGAGAGGGGAAAGGCGACGTAGCCAATCCAGAGGGTTCACATGTTCGTCTCGGGTGGGCTCGCCGGGAGGCCCCTTTGAACGGGCCTGTTGGTCTCGACGGCTATAGCTACGGCATGAGGGACAAAACTGGTGAAAAGGTAACCCTATCTCGGCCCAAACCATATGGGCGTCCTTTTCGCACAGGGGACGTGGTTGGACTCTATATTTCACTTCCTTCAAGGCGCGAGGCACAGCCTGGAGATCCTACCGACCCAGCTCGAATAATGCGAAAGCGTATTCCCATTCAATTCAAACACCAATTATATTTCGAGTCGGTGGAATACAGAGTGTCGAAGGAGATGGAGGCATTGCTAGAGCAAAATAACAAACCCCCACCACCTCCTTTACCATCTCCCACTAAGCGATCCGCCAAAAAATTACCAGAACGTACTCGTCCCAAACCTGTGGCGACCCCCGTCATGCGTCCACTCCCTATTCTCAAAGATTCCAAAATCGCATTTTTCGTAAATGGAGAATGCCAAGGCGTCGCGTTCGAGGATATATACGATTACCTCCAACTTCGTGTCGATCCAAAATCGACTTCGGTCAAATCGCGAAGAGGCGGAGCAGTCGAGGCATTCCAGCGGGAACGCGAGAATGCTTACGACGACG CGCGTATCAATGCCGGCCCGAACTTTCACTTCAGGCCACCGGACGACATTGATGCGTTACTTGAATCCACAGATAGTACTCCCAGCGTGAAACAAGAGGGTTCAAACCCAACCTGGCGGCCCTTGCAAGAACGCTACCCGGAATTCATGGCCGAGCAATGGGCCTTGgatgccaaagaagaggcaCATGCAAAGGCGGCAATAGAGGCAAACGAAGCTGAGAATGTTCGGAAAGCCGAGGCCGCTAACGACGAAAGAAAGAAGATCAGCGAAGGGTGA